A portion of the Halobacillus ihumii genome contains these proteins:
- a CDS encoding DUF421 domain-containing protein: MFLSAMIIRTIFTYVIILVVFRLMGKREIGELSVMDLVVFIMLAEIAVSLIEKPEASVMQALVPMLILLLIQWGSAFFSLKSQRFRMWFDGKPSMLIKHGRIDEREMRKQRYNFSDLLLQLREQGIQQIDRVAYAILEPSGKLSVFEREKDGSSGYAVILIADGKVQYSGLKQTRKNKAWLMNEVKKRGYTSFEDISLCSINEEGVIWIDEKDEYT, translated from the coding sequence ATGTTTCTGAGCGCGATGATTATTCGGACCATATTTACGTACGTTATCATTCTGGTTGTCTTTCGTTTGATGGGGAAGCGCGAAATTGGCGAATTAAGTGTTATGGATCTAGTTGTCTTTATCATGCTTGCAGAAATTGCAGTCTCTCTAATTGAAAAGCCAGAAGCCTCTGTAATGCAAGCATTAGTTCCCATGCTGATTCTTTTACTAATTCAGTGGGGAAGCGCCTTTTTCTCCTTGAAAAGCCAGCGTTTTAGAATGTGGTTTGATGGTAAGCCATCTATGCTAATAAAGCATGGAAGAATTGATGAGAGGGAAATGAGGAAGCAGCGGTACAATTTCTCGGATTTACTCCTGCAGCTCCGTGAACAAGGAATACAACAAATTGACAGGGTGGCGTATGCCATTCTTGAACCTTCTGGTAAGTTATCAGTTTTTGAGAGAGAAAAAGATGGAAGTTCGGGGTATGCCGTCATCCTGATTGCAGATGGTAAAGTCCAGTATAGTGGCTTAAAACAAACTAGAAAAAATAAAGCATGGTTAATGAATGAAGTGAAGAAACGAGGATACACATCGTTTGAAGACATTTCGTTATGTTCGATTAATGAAGAAGGTGTGATATGGATTGATGAGAAAGACGAATATACTTAA
- the tgt gene encoding tRNA guanosine(34) transglycosylase Tgt yields the protein MAIRYELLKTCKQTGARLGRVHTPHGSFETPMFMPVGTLATVKTMSPEELERMGASIILSNTYHLWLRPGEDIVEEAGGLHHFMNWNGSILTDSGGFQVFSLSDLRQIEEEGVHFRNHINGEKLFLSPEKAMHIQNSLGADIMMAFDECPPYPAEHDYMKKSVERTSRWAERCLEGHQKPDTQGLFGIVQGGEYEDLRQQSAKDLTSLDFPGYAIGGLSVGEPKDVMNQVLDFTTPLLPDHKPRYLMGVGSPDSLIDGSIRGIDMFDCVLPTRIARNGTCMTSQGRLVVRNAKFARDFRPIDEQCDCHTCRNYSRAYIRHLVKANETFGFRLTTYHNLYFLLKLMRQVREAIREDRLGDFREEFFEQYGFNKPNAKNF from the coding sequence ATGGCAATCAGATATGAATTACTTAAAACATGTAAACAAACAGGGGCAAGACTCGGTCGTGTCCACACACCGCATGGTTCGTTTGAAACGCCTATGTTTATGCCAGTAGGAACACTTGCTACGGTGAAAACGATGAGTCCTGAGGAACTGGAGAGAATGGGGGCATCGATCATTCTCTCTAATACGTATCATCTATGGCTTCGACCTGGAGAAGATATCGTTGAGGAAGCAGGCGGGCTGCATCATTTTATGAATTGGAATGGTTCCATCCTTACAGATTCTGGCGGCTTTCAAGTCTTTAGTTTAAGTGACTTGCGCCAAATAGAAGAAGAAGGGGTTCATTTCCGAAATCATATTAACGGTGAGAAATTATTCTTATCTCCTGAAAAAGCGATGCACATTCAAAACTCTCTTGGGGCCGATATTATGATGGCTTTTGACGAATGTCCGCCCTATCCTGCTGAGCACGATTATATGAAAAAGTCAGTAGAGCGTACAAGCCGATGGGCAGAACGTTGTTTAGAAGGTCATCAAAAACCTGACACCCAGGGCTTGTTTGGTATTGTACAAGGAGGGGAATATGAAGACTTGCGTCAACAAAGTGCAAAAGATCTTACCTCCCTTGATTTTCCCGGTTATGCTATAGGTGGTTTATCTGTTGGTGAACCAAAGGATGTTATGAACCAGGTGCTCGATTTCACCACACCGCTCCTACCTGATCATAAACCGCGTTACCTTATGGGGGTGGGCTCTCCAGATTCTCTTATTGATGGCTCTATCAGGGGTATTGATATGTTTGACTGTGTACTTCCTACAAGAATTGCAAGGAATGGCACCTGTATGACTTCCCAGGGACGACTTGTTGTAAGAAACGCGAAATTTGCCCGCGATTTTCGTCCAATTGATGAACAATGTGATTGCCATACATGCAGGAATTATAGCCGTGCCTATATCCGTCATCTCGTGAAAGCAAATGAAACGTTTGGCTTTAGGCTTACTACTTATCATAACCTGTATTTTTTGTTAAAATTAATGAGGCAAGTTCGTGAGGCCATTAGAGAAGATCGACTCGGTGACTTTAGAGAAGAATTCTTTGAACAGTATGGTTTCAACAAACCAAATGCAAAGAACTTTTAG
- a CDS encoding LapA family protein, whose product MKGQTYIILALIFALVIAVFAVINVDPVQVNYLFGTGEAPLILVIIISVLMGVLVTALAGAVRLFKLQRENRSLKHQLKNSTNVEMQTEESDQSHTDASLDKEVQSEDSNSNEK is encoded by the coding sequence ATGAAAGGTCAGACTTATATCATTCTTGCGCTTATATTTGCTTTAGTAATTGCTGTGTTCGCTGTTATTAATGTAGACCCTGTCCAAGTTAATTACTTGTTTGGGACAGGAGAAGCACCATTGATTTTAGTCATTATCATCTCTGTTCTAATGGGGGTGCTTGTCACAGCATTAGCAGGGGCGGTCCGATTGTTTAAGCTACAGCGTGAAAACCGTTCACTCAAGCATCAGCTTAAGAATTCTACAAATGTTGAGATGCAGACCGAAGAATCTGATCAATCACACACAGATGCAAGTCTTGATAAGGAAGTTCAGTCTGAGGATTCAAATTCGAACGAAAAATAA
- a CDS encoding post-transcriptional regulator, producing MEETKHVSEWKDEVKPVLISKKEEFISMGYAEASTEDIWKCLEKKIWKKNVEKRLYEVVQDIFHLSTNKYVSYLTVEAYQEDDLAASIQALSNDSNSD from the coding sequence ATGGAAGAGACAAAACATGTTAGTGAATGGAAGGATGAAGTAAAGCCAGTTTTAATTAGTAAAAAGGAAGAATTTATAAGTATGGGTTACGCTGAAGCAAGTACAGAAGATATATGGAAATGCTTAGAGAAAAAAATATGGAAGAAGAATGTCGAGAAAAGGTTATATGAAGTGGTACAGGACATCTTTCATTTAAGTACCAACAAATATGTCAGCTATCTTACAGTAGAAGCTTATCAGGAAGATGACTTGGCGGCGTCTATCCAAGCACTGTCTAATGACAGTAACTCAGATTGA
- the spoVB gene encoding stage V sporulation protein B — protein MSKQTFLHGALILVVAGLVTRLLGFINRIVLARVMGEEGVGLYMMALPTLFLAYTITQFGLPVAIAKRVSEAEAVGNERQIKRILAVSLTITGTLSVVFTVGLFMLSPLVANYFLTDERALAPLLAITPILPIVAISSVLRGYFQGRQNMKPQAISQVIEQVVRISAVFILTKLFYPYGIEFAAAGAMIAVILGEFVSLIYMTRQFNIHKRFKLRKTWKKHVQEGKNTLNQLMTIALPTTGSRFIGSITHFFEPILVAQSLAFAGLTAIESTKQYGELTGYILPLLFLPTFLTHALSAALVPSISEASAMSKGNTIQYRILQSIRLSLASGGLVTIIFMIFPSIILMTIYGTSNAAFLLQFMAPFFLLHYIQTPLQASLQALDLAKSAMWNTLIGALIKFVVLVGLASKPEFGIHGVAIAMVVGVVVVTILHLSVLIRHAGFKLPPLLVLRFSTVIVATGWIGYQLKAQWLAASQPLTQLVAMGIVLTIVYIILLFVCRMLYVSEWKLIPWGKIFKQK, from the coding sequence ATGTCTAAACAAACCTTTCTACACGGAGCACTGATTCTAGTTGTTGCAGGACTTGTCACTCGTTTGCTCGGCTTTATCAATCGTATCGTTCTCGCCCGTGTAATGGGAGAAGAAGGCGTTGGGCTTTACATGATGGCTCTTCCTACATTATTTTTAGCCTATACGATCACACAATTTGGTCTCCCAGTGGCCATAGCTAAAAGGGTTTCTGAAGCGGAAGCTGTTGGAAACGAACGTCAGATTAAACGTATTTTAGCGGTGTCTCTTACAATAACTGGAACATTGAGCGTGGTATTCACAGTCGGTCTATTCATGCTCTCACCGCTTGTAGCTAACTACTTTTTAACCGATGAAAGAGCATTAGCTCCATTGCTCGCTATTACTCCAATTCTTCCGATTGTTGCGATTTCATCTGTATTAAGAGGCTACTTTCAGGGACGACAAAACATGAAACCACAAGCTATTTCACAAGTCATTGAACAAGTCGTCCGAATTTCAGCTGTTTTTATTTTAACAAAACTTTTCTACCCATATGGAATTGAGTTTGCGGCAGCCGGAGCAATGATTGCCGTCATATTAGGTGAATTTGTTTCATTGATTTATATGACGAGACAATTTAATATCCATAAAAGATTTAAATTAAGAAAAACGTGGAAAAAGCATGTCCAAGAAGGGAAAAACACACTAAATCAGCTCATGACGATTGCTTTACCTACTACAGGAAGCCGCTTCATCGGTTCCATCACACACTTCTTCGAACCTATCCTAGTCGCTCAAAGTCTTGCTTTTGCAGGGTTAACAGCCATTGAATCAACCAAACAATACGGAGAGCTTACGGGATATATTTTGCCATTACTCTTCCTGCCGACATTTTTAACTCATGCCCTTTCTGCTGCATTAGTTCCTTCCATTAGTGAAGCATCTGCTATGAGTAAAGGGAATACTATACAATATCGGATTTTACAATCGATTCGTCTCTCTCTTGCTTCCGGTGGGCTCGTCACTATTATTTTCATGATATTCCCATCGATTATTTTAATGACGATCTATGGTACAAGCAATGCAGCATTCCTGCTTCAGTTTATGGCACCGTTCTTTTTACTTCATTACATTCAAACACCATTGCAAGCAAGCTTGCAAGCTCTGGATCTGGCAAAGTCCGCCATGTGGAACACCCTGATTGGTGCATTGATAAAATTCGTAGTACTCGTGGGCTTAGCATCAAAACCTGAATTTGGTATTCACGGTGTAGCCATTGCCATGGTGGTGGGTGTAGTAGTTGTTACAATACTGCATTTATCAGTCTTAATTCGACATGCTGGCTTTAAACTCCCGCCTTTGTTGGTGCTTCGGTTCTCTACTGTGATCGTTGCGACAGGCTGGATTGGTTACCAGCTCAAGGCACAGTGGCTGGCCGCAAGTCAGCCTTTAACGCAGCTCGTGGCGATGGGAATCGTTTTAACCATTGTTTATATCATTCTTTTATTTGTCTGCAGAATGCTTTATGTAAGTGAATGGAAACTTATCCCCTGGGGGAAAATATTTAAACAAAAGTAA
- the secDF gene encoding protein translocase subunit SecDF yields MVKRGRIVAFFLVVILVAATIGTTITGVTKDINLGLDLQGGFEILYDVEPLNEGQEINRTALEATVESLTRRVNTLGISEANISIEDESKIRVQLAGVENQEEARKLLSTTAELSFRGVEGKEYMDGSDIVEGSAQQTYDQMNNPAVSLEVKSASQFYEVSKEIVNKDQDPSTPYRDDLLVIWLDYDEDTSFAEEYGTENPAYLSAPAFSDGPVRSDTVQITGDFTVESAKQLADLINAGSLPVELEETYSTSVGAQFGEQAMNKTVIAGLIGIALIFIYMIVYYRFPGVISVVTLSAYIYLVLLVFELLQGILTLPGIAAIILGVGMAVDANIITYERIKEELKAGKSVKSAFKAGNKRSLTTILDANITTLIAAAVLFTFGTSSVKGFATMLIISILVSFITSVYASRLFLGLWVNSRFLNKRPRWFGVKPDEIHSLKDGEEPEPTFLNRKFNLVGARKRFFSLSILLIVVGGIVLGVFGLNLGIDFTSGSRVSILANEKIEAEQVEETFKSEFGLDPKQVVISGDQSRIAVARFETELSKTKVAEVQDYFKEEYGSTPNISTVSSIVGEQLAQNAALSILYAAIGIIIYVAIRFELFFAVTAILALLHDAFFMIVLFSVTQLEFDVTIIAAILTIVGYSINDTIVTFDRIRENVRLKKKVKSFKELAKIVNDSLLQTMARSLNTVLTVVFAAVMLFVFGASSITNFAFALVVGLIAGTYSSLFIAAQLWLVWRGKNIKEKPIEFSKKKNTGGPQV; encoded by the coding sequence ATGGTCAAACGGGGTCGAATTGTTGCCTTTTTTCTAGTAGTGATCTTAGTAGCTGCTACAATTGGCACAACCATAACTGGTGTGACAAAAGATATTAATTTAGGGTTGGATCTGCAAGGCGGCTTTGAAATTCTTTACGATGTTGAGCCATTGAATGAAGGTCAGGAAATTAATCGAACAGCCCTGGAAGCAACCGTTGAGTCATTAACTCGACGTGTGAACACATTAGGAATTAGTGAAGCGAACATTTCTATCGAAGATGAATCAAAAATCCGTGTTCAATTAGCTGGAGTTGAGAATCAAGAAGAAGCAAGGAAGCTTTTATCCACTACGGCTGAATTATCGTTCAGAGGTGTAGAAGGAAAAGAGTATATGGATGGCTCGGACATAGTAGAAGGAAGTGCTCAGCAGACATATGACCAGATGAATAATCCAGCTGTCTCCTTAGAAGTGAAGAGTGCATCTCAATTCTATGAAGTATCCAAAGAGATTGTTAATAAGGATCAAGATCCAAGCACGCCTTATCGTGATGATTTATTGGTTATATGGCTGGATTATGATGAAGATACTTCTTTTGCAGAAGAATATGGAACTGAGAATCCAGCATATTTATCTGCACCAGCTTTCTCAGATGGGCCGGTAAGAAGTGATACGGTTCAAATAACCGGTGACTTTACAGTAGAGTCGGCCAAGCAGCTGGCGGATCTGATTAATGCAGGTTCCCTTCCTGTCGAACTGGAGGAAACATACTCTACATCTGTAGGAGCACAATTTGGTGAACAGGCGATGAACAAAACAGTCATAGCCGGTTTGATTGGAATCGCGTTAATTTTCATTTATATGATCGTTTACTATCGATTCCCTGGTGTCATTTCTGTTGTTACGCTTTCTGCCTATATTTATTTAGTACTTCTCGTATTTGAACTGTTGCAAGGGATTCTTACATTGCCAGGAATTGCCGCGATTATTTTAGGTGTAGGTATGGCGGTTGATGCCAATATTATTACCTACGAGCGGATTAAGGAAGAACTGAAGGCCGGCAAGTCTGTGAAGTCTGCATTTAAAGCCGGTAATAAACGATCACTGACGACCATCTTAGATGCGAACATTACAACCTTAATCGCAGCAGCTGTTCTTTTTACTTTTGGTACAAGTTCTGTCAAAGGGTTCGCCACCATGCTGATTATCAGCATTTTGGTCAGTTTCATTACATCCGTTTATGCCAGTCGCCTGTTCTTGGGTCTATGGGTAAATAGCCGGTTCCTAAACAAACGTCCACGGTGGTTCGGAGTTAAGCCGGATGAAATTCATTCTCTCAAGGATGGCGAAGAGCCTGAACCAACGTTCCTTAACCGTAAATTTAATTTAGTTGGGGCACGTAAACGTTTCTTTTCCTTATCTATCTTATTAATCGTAGTAGGGGGAATCGTGTTAGGTGTATTCGGGCTGAATCTGGGTATTGACTTTACAAGTGGTTCACGCGTTTCAATTCTAGCCAACGAAAAGATTGAAGCGGAACAGGTCGAAGAAACCTTTAAAAGCGAATTTGGATTAGATCCGAAACAAGTTGTCATTTCTGGTGACCAAAGCCGAATCGCTGTAGCACGTTTCGAAACAGAATTAAGTAAGACAAAGGTAGCTGAAGTACAAGATTATTTTAAAGAAGAGTATGGAAGCACGCCTAATATTAGTACTGTTTCATCTATTGTCGGTGAGCAATTGGCTCAAAATGCAGCTCTATCCATCTTGTATGCCGCAATAGGAATCATTATCTATGTGGCGATAAGGTTTGAGTTATTCTTTGCTGTGACGGCTATTTTAGCCCTGCTGCACGATGCCTTTTTCATGATTGTGTTATTTAGTGTCACTCAATTAGAATTTGATGTGACCATTATCGCAGCCATTTTGACGATTGTGGGGTATTCGATAAATGATACGATTGTGACATTTGACCGGATCCGGGAAAATGTCAGATTGAAAAAGAAAGTCAAATCATTTAAAGAACTGGCTAAAATCGTAAACGATAGTTTACTTCAGACGATGGCTCGAAGTCTTAATACGGTTCTTACTGTAGTCTTTGCAGCGGTTATGTTGTTTGTGTTCGGTGCTTCTTCGATTACGAACTTTGCATTTGCTCTTGTAGTCGGATTAATTGCCGGTACGTATTCATCTCTTTTCATCGCAGCCCAGCTATGGCTAGTATGGCGCGGTAAGAATATCAAAGAAAAACCAATTGAATTTAGTAAGAAGAAAAATACGGGTGGTCCCCAAGTATAA
- the queA gene encoding tRNA preQ1(34) S-adenosylmethionine ribosyltransferase-isomerase QueA, with the protein MDVKQYDFDLPEELIAQVPLLDRSASRLMVLNRDKHEIGHHHFSDIKQFLQPGDCLVLNDTRVLPARLYGSKEDTGGKVEVLLLHQDHEDEWEVLVKPAKKVKLGTKIVFGEGKLVAECIGLQEHGGRKVRFSYEGIFLEVLESLGEMPLPPYIKEQLPDQERYQTVYAREEGSAAAPTAGLHFTKELLEEIEQSGVEIAYLTLHVGLGTFRPVSVENVEEHEMHAEFYQLSHETAEQLQRVKQKGGRIISVGTTSTRTLETIMRDHESFKEASGWTNIFIYPPYQLKAVDGLITNFHLPQSTLIMLVSALAGRDFILEAYHKAVEEKYRFFSFGDAMLIL; encoded by the coding sequence ATGGACGTTAAGCAATATGATTTTGATTTACCGGAAGAACTCATAGCGCAAGTACCACTATTAGATCGATCAGCTTCTAGGTTAATGGTTCTGAACCGGGACAAACATGAAATTGGCCATCATCATTTTTCAGATATTAAACAGTTTTTGCAGCCTGGAGATTGTCTTGTGTTGAATGATACCCGGGTGCTGCCGGCTCGTCTTTATGGCTCGAAAGAGGATACGGGCGGTAAAGTTGAGGTTTTACTCTTACACCAGGATCATGAAGATGAATGGGAGGTTCTAGTTAAGCCTGCCAAAAAGGTTAAACTGGGAACGAAGATAGTTTTTGGCGAAGGGAAACTTGTAGCAGAGTGTATTGGCCTGCAAGAACATGGAGGGAGAAAAGTACGATTCAGTTATGAAGGGATATTCCTGGAAGTACTTGAATCGTTAGGGGAGATGCCCCTTCCTCCATATATCAAGGAACAGCTTCCAGACCAAGAGCGTTATCAAACCGTGTACGCGAGGGAAGAAGGATCAGCAGCTGCCCCGACAGCGGGGTTGCATTTTACAAAAGAGCTGCTTGAAGAAATTGAACAGAGCGGTGTTGAGATTGCCTACTTAACGCTGCACGTAGGGTTAGGGACGTTTCGTCCTGTCAGCGTTGAAAATGTTGAAGAACATGAAATGCACGCCGAATTTTATCAACTCAGTCATGAAACCGCCGAACAGCTTCAACGTGTAAAGCAGAAAGGCGGAAGGATAATCTCGGTGGGGACGACTTCAACCCGCACGTTGGAAACCATTATGCGTGACCATGAAAGTTTTAAAGAGGCAAGCGGCTGGACGAATATTTTTATTTATCCACCTTATCAGTTAAAAGCCGTCGATGGTCTGATCACAAACTTTCACTTACCGCAATCTACACTTATTATGCTCGTCAGTGCCTTAGCAGGAAGAGACTTTATTTTAGAAGCCTATCATAAAGCGGTGGAAGAAAAATATCGGTTCTTTAGCTTTGGCGATGCCATGCTCATTTTATAA
- the ruvB gene encoding Holliday junction branch migration DNA helicase RuvB, whose product MEERMISGELQGEERQIELSLRPESLNQYIGQEKTKENLRIFIEAAKMRHEPLDHVLLYGPPGLGKTTLASIIANEMEGQFRSTSGPAIERAGDLAAILSSLEAGDILFIDEIHRLPRSVEEILYPAMEDFCLDIVVGSGPSARSVRLDLPPFTLVGATTRAGLLSAPLRDRFGVHSRLDFYDPGALCDIVERTADIFYVEIARDAAVEVARRSRGTPRIANRLLKRVRDIAQVKGEDMINEETTKTALKMLQVDGEGLDHIDHKLLTAIMDSFKGGPVGLDTIAATIGEESQTIEDVYEPFLLQMGFIQRTPRGRMVTPKAYIHFNREVPEA is encoded by the coding sequence ATGGAAGAACGCATGATATCAGGAGAATTACAAGGAGAAGAACGGCAAATTGAGCTAAGCCTCCGTCCAGAAAGCCTCAATCAATATATTGGCCAAGAGAAAACAAAGGAGAACCTGCGTATTTTTATCGAAGCTGCAAAAATGCGTCATGAACCGCTTGATCACGTTCTACTGTATGGTCCTCCTGGTCTTGGTAAAACAACACTTGCTTCAATTATTGCAAATGAAATGGAAGGTCAATTTCGCTCCACATCTGGTCCAGCTATTGAACGTGCTGGTGATTTAGCAGCCATTTTATCCTCATTAGAAGCAGGGGATATTTTATTTATTGATGAAATTCATCGGCTGCCCCGTTCTGTAGAAGAAATTCTTTATCCCGCTATGGAGGACTTCTGTCTAGATATCGTTGTCGGGAGTGGTCCTAGCGCCAGGTCCGTTCGGCTGGACCTTCCGCCATTTACCCTTGTTGGTGCTACGACGCGAGCAGGATTATTGTCTGCTCCGTTGCGTGACCGGTTTGGCGTGCATAGCCGCCTTGATTTTTATGACCCAGGTGCGTTATGTGACATCGTGGAACGGACAGCAGATATCTTTTACGTAGAGATCGCAAGAGATGCTGCTGTCGAAGTTGCGCGCAGATCCCGGGGGACGCCGCGAATTGCAAACCGCTTATTGAAGCGGGTACGTGATATTGCTCAAGTAAAAGGGGAAGATATGATCAATGAGGAAACGACTAAGACTGCGTTGAAAATGCTGCAAGTCGACGGAGAGGGACTTGACCATATTGACCATAAATTATTAACGGCTATTATGGACAGCTTCAAAGGGGGACCTGTAGGATTAGATACGATCGCGGCTACGATTGGGGAAGAATCTCAAACGATTGAAGATGTCTACGAACCATTTTTATTACAGATGGGCTTTATTCAGCGGACACCAAGAGGCAGAATGGTGACGCCGAAAGCATACATCCATTTTAATAGAGAGGTGCCAGAAGCTTGA
- a CDS encoding ArsB/NhaD family transporter — translation MTTILALLIFVISYCLIMTEKWNRALIALAGGVLLLITQVLDWEEALGFIDWETVALLFSMMVLVSITKKTGIFTFAAIKLAQAVQGKPVPLLVVTAMFTAIGSAFLDNVTTVMLFVPVLLTLIERLHLPAFPYLLTTILSANIGGTATLIGDPPNIMIGQAVEHFSFLSFLYHLGPVVIIIFVVVLGLVLFLFKKQLAYNQRLANQLLDMDAREHVVVDKLLFHSILVMILTITGFMLHPFIHMDITTIAVSGALLLLFLSDKQLAAERVFQEVEWVTLFFFIGLFVLVGGLEKVGIIDEIARGMMVVSGGDMPITSLMMLWASGLLSGLVDNIPFVAAMIPVVQELQGYGMMNVDPVWWSLALGACLGGNATLIGASANVVVAGIAASHKHPISFVKFALYGIPVMLLSLVICTIYVVLRYLVPFLS, via the coding sequence ATGACAACAATACTTGCTTTATTGATCTTTGTGATTAGTTATTGCTTAATTATGACGGAGAAATGGAATAGGGCACTTATAGCTTTAGCTGGAGGAGTGCTGCTTCTTATTACTCAAGTATTGGATTGGGAAGAGGCGCTAGGCTTTATTGACTGGGAAACCGTCGCTCTCCTGTTCTCCATGATGGTACTTGTATCGATTACAAAAAAGACCGGAATTTTCACATTTGCCGCTATAAAACTGGCCCAGGCAGTTCAAGGTAAGCCCGTTCCACTACTTGTTGTTACGGCAATGTTTACAGCCATTGGTTCGGCCTTTTTAGATAATGTGACGACAGTAATGTTGTTTGTGCCGGTGCTGTTAACCTTAATCGAACGTTTACACCTGCCTGCATTTCCTTATCTGTTGACAACGATTCTTTCTGCCAATATAGGAGGAACGGCCACGCTGATTGGCGACCCGCCCAATATTATGATCGGACAGGCGGTGGAGCATTTTAGTTTCCTCTCTTTCCTTTATCATCTTGGCCCTGTCGTCATTATTATTTTTGTAGTGGTGTTAGGACTAGTTCTGTTTCTTTTTAAAAAACAACTTGCTTATAACCAGCGCCTTGCTAATCAATTACTTGATATGGATGCTCGAGAGCATGTAGTCGTGGATAAATTGCTGTTTCATTCAATCCTTGTGATGATCCTGACAATCACAGGATTTATGCTTCATCCTTTTATTCATATGGACATTACGACCATTGCTGTAAGTGGTGCACTTCTTTTATTATTTTTATCAGACAAGCAGCTTGCAGCGGAACGCGTTTTCCAAGAAGTTGAATGGGTTACCCTGTTTTTCTTTATCGGCTTATTTGTATTAGTGGGTGGGCTAGAAAAAGTGGGAATCATAGATGAAATTGCCCGGGGTATGATGGTCGTTTCCGGTGGTGATATGCCCATAACGTCTCTTATGATGCTTTGGGCTTCTGGCTTGTTGTCGGGTCTCGTCGATAATATCCCTTTTGTGGCAGCCATGATCCCTGTTGTTCAAGAACTTCAAGGGTACGGAATGATGAATGTTGATCCAGTGTGGTGGTCTCTTGCTTTAGGGGCCTGCTTAGGAGGTAACGCTACCCTCATAGGAGCTTCAGCGAATGTGGTAGTGGCTGGGATCGCAGCGAGTCATAAACATCCAATTTCTTTCGTGAAATTTGCGCTTTATGGCATTCCTGTGATGCTGCTCTCGCTCGTGATTTGTACGATTTATGTGGTGTTACGATATTTGGTTCCTTTTTTATCATAA
- a CDS encoding DUF2905 domain-containing protein translates to MTGFGKIFIVIGIVFIVIGIIWSLIGKLPGDISFKKGNVTFYFPIMTSIIVSIVLSLIFYIIGKIR, encoded by the coding sequence TTGACTGGGTTTGGAAAAATCTTTATTGTAATAGGGATTGTATTTATAGTTATCGGAATTATTTGGAGTCTGATTGGTAAACTGCCAGGTGATATTAGTTTTAAAAAAGGCAATGTTACTTTCTATTTTCCAATTATGACTTCAATTATAGTCAGTATAGTGTTATCACTCATTTTTTATATTATCGGCAAAATTCGTTAA
- a CDS encoding TIGR04086 family membrane protein: MKKLLQGVLGYGIGSILLLMVVVAAVLAILLRFTTIDIDTLNQISLVAGLTILAFGGLIAAYKAEQKGWLSGILTGLIFALAMIGFQLIFENSWVSLTQLSYFGGLVIAALLGGMIGVNMPRRTTEKK; this comes from the coding sequence TTGAAGAAACTCCTGCAAGGTGTTCTCGGCTACGGCATAGGTTCAATCCTGTTATTGATGGTAGTGGTTGCTGCTGTTCTCGCTATTCTCCTGCGTTTTACAACTATTGATATCGATACCCTCAATCAAATTTCGTTAGTAGCCGGCTTAACCATCCTGGCTTTTGGCGGGCTTATTGCCGCCTATAAAGCAGAACAAAAAGGATGGTTGTCTGGTATTTTAACAGGGCTGATTTTCGCATTAGCTATGATTGGATTTCAATTAATATTTGAGAATTCGTGGGTTTCTCTCACCCAGTTGAGCTATTTTGGAGGCCTTGTTATTGCTGCATTATTAGGAGGAATGATCGGGGTCAATATGCCAAGAAGAACTACCGAAAAAAAATAG
- the yajC gene encoding preprotein translocase subunit YajC translates to MDTLVGLLPIILMFVIFYFLLIRPQQKKQKKVQQMQTELQKGDRIITIGGLHGTIHALDEATLIISSQDGTQMKFDRSSVREKLNQD, encoded by the coding sequence ATGGATACATTAGTTGGGTTATTGCCGATTATTTTGATGTTTGTTATATTTTATTTCCTGTTAATCCGTCCACAACAGAAGAAACAAAAGAAAGTGCAGCAAATGCAGACGGAACTTCAAAAAGGAGATAGAATCATTACCATTGGAGGTCTACATGGGACAATCCATGCATTGGACGAAGCTACATTAATTATTAGCTCCCAGGATGGTACACAAATGAAGTTTGACCGTTCCTCTGTACGTGAAAAGCTTAATCAAGATTAA